The region TAGGTGAGTAGTATTTCAAGGGGAGTTTTgaatattgtatttgttttataccTTTACTGGTTAAAAAGTGAAGAACCAAGTATTATCAATCACGGGTACATAAATGGGTGAGAAAGTTTGTATACTTGCTATTGTAATTATACATAATTCAAAACCCCATTTAATATAGCATGTTACAAACTAAACAGTAGTAACTGACTTTGGTGATAGGGTCTAAAAAGGCATTTTGTGTTGGGTAGTCTAAACTGTGGTCTTTTCGAAAGCTCAGATTGGTACTGTGTGCTTTTTATGTATACTACAGTATATGCCCATGTTTAATGAGGTAGTGCCTCATttagacatttaaaatgtatttcagaaacactttattaatgaaaaGTGTTatattaaacagaaatgttgttAAATCTTATCTCCAAGCCAGCAAAGTGAAGAATTCTTCGTTCTGTTCCTAAGCATGGCAGTTAAACCTAATTGTTGCTCTCTGGAAGTTCATCGTGGCAGCTCTGTACACCTCAACAATTCCAAGGGGTTGGGTTAAACGCAGAAGCCATATCTCGGTTGGACCTTGTGTGCAAAAGGACAAATAGCTACTTTCCCTTTGAGTGACGCAGCTTTAGGAAAAGGTACTTGGCATCTGGGCAGCTGTGATAATGGTTATGTGGGCACCCCTCTGGTGAGTGTGCAGTTAGAGAGGACATGTAAAGTCTGTCAGCATATGGTTGATCAAGATCAATCATTGTCAACTGATATCTAGCCTATAACCTCTGACTTGTGAACAACATGCAGGCCAACATTCAGATTGACTTGACAGGTTGACTTTATCCTGTACTACTAATGTATGATAATTTGTCCTTTGCCAAGACATTAACCGAGAAGGAAAATAAACTCACTACGTCACTCATTCATTTTTCCATCTTGCTCACAAACCTGCAGCAAACATAGAAGATACAAGTATCTCTTAGTCTCAGTGAAAACACTATACTCTTCTTAAGGCTTCACTATattattaacattgttttaGCCCAGTTTGGAATATTCTTTGAGATGATTAGCACTGTTGTCAAACACAACAGTATGATAAGACACCTCCTCATGTACTCTATAATCCCTAACCTCtgctctccctcttttcctctctcttaaCCTCCCTCGGtcactccctgtctccctcgGATCTGGATCCTCCCCTCTCTGActtctgtctatctctcttaCTTTTCCTCTGTCCAGGATGATTGACGGCCCATCCCACTGATCCAAGCCCCAGGATGCTCATGGTGCCTGTGGTTGGTTGCCAACCTCAACACTTCGTGCCTGTGGTCTGCTCCTGGCTACTGCTACTCTTTCACGCTGCATTTGGTCAGAAGCCTGCCAAGCTCCCCCTGGTGGGCCGTAAGCCCTTCATTGCTGCATGGAACGCACCGCTTGACCTGTGCACCATCAAGTACAATGTCCACGCCAAAGTGGATCGCCTCTTTCACATCAGTGGCAGCCCACGAGCCGTCCATACCGGTCAGAATGTGACCATTTTCTATGCCAACAGGCTAGGCTTCTACCCTTTCTACACAGACCACGGCGTGCCCATTAATGGAGGCCTGCCACAGAACTGCAGCCTGGACTCTCACCTTGTTAAGGCCGACAAGGACATCAACCATTTTATTCCCTCGAAAGACTTCGCCGGACTGGCCGTCATCGACTGGGAGTACTGGCGCCCACAGTGGAGCCGCAATTGGCACAAGAAAGACATCTACCGGCGCAAGTCCCGGGAGCTAATCGCGCAGGCCTATGTCAACATTACGGGGTCACAAATCGAGGAGCTCGCGCGCACTCGCTTTGAGAAGAGTGCCATTAAGTTCATGCAAAACACAGTACAGCTAGGGACGCGCCTTCGCCCAAACGGACTCTGGGGCTTCTACCTCTACCCAGACTGCCACAACTACAACCTGCACGAGCACAACTACACAGGTTCCTGCCCCATGCTGGAGAGCCTGCGTAATAACGAGCTCCTCTGGCTGTGGAATAGCAGCACCGCGCTGTTCCCCTCAGTGGCGATCAGGAAGAGCCAAAAAGACAGTGTCAGCAACCTCCATTTCTCACAGTTCAGGGTGCTGGAGTCTCTGAGGATAGCTGGGCTTACCTCGCACGACTACGAGCTGCCCACATTCGTGTACACACGACTGGGCTACAAAGATGAGGCTATGACCTTCCTCACCACGGTAAGACTGACACACTTAGGATTCCAATGGTCTAAAACCAAATCAGACAATTCGTTTGTTGCTGTACTCGAGCTGTTCTCACTCCATGTGACAGATTTGGTTCCATCCCATCAGAtcttattatgttttcattataaATTCCAAGTggacaatgtaaaatatatctGCATTAATGGTGGGTGATAGATTTTTACAGAATTACTTAACCGTCTGTGTTATTATTAGCTGTGACATTTCACCCCCTCAGCCACGGAATTGTTGTTCTAATGGAACTTGGGAAATGTAATTGCTCTCATTTCCTGCCTGCAAAAATCTACACATTTCCTTTAATTTGGGTTGATGTGAAAAAATCTGGAATAAATAGTGCAGGGAATCATGTTACCATCTAAATCACTAGAAAATGATTGTTTAAAACGTCAGCAGATAGATGTCATTTGACTTATCATACTGCCCTTGTGATTTGCTTGTCTTCCACATAAGGGACAAATCCCACATGTATCACCTTTTAGGAATGATTTATTTGACTTTGAACTATgtcttttattatttaacttCCACTTATTGTTATAAAAACTTTTCTCCAGGGTAGTACAGATAACATGACATAGTTATGTGCAAGCCACCCTGCCTTTCCTACGGAGACATTAGCACAGTCTTGTGGCTGCAAAAAGTTCAACAAGTTTTGGCATTATCCTGTGagcatgttttttgtgtttattgtaGAAAGACTTGATCCACACAATTGGGGAAAGTGCTGCTTTGGGAGCTGCTGGT is a window of Esox lucius isolate fEsoLuc1 chromosome 19, fEsoLuc1.pri, whole genome shotgun sequence DNA encoding:
- the LOC105009887 gene encoding hyaluronidase-4 isoform X1 → MLMVPVVGCQPQHFVPVVCSWLLLLFHAAFGQKPAKLPLVGRKPFIAAWNAPLDLCTIKYNVHAKVDRLFHISGSPRAVHTGQNVTIFYANRLGFYPFYTDHGVPINGGLPQNCSLDSHLVKADKDINHFIPSKDFAGLAVIDWEYWRPQWSRNWHKKDIYRRKSRELIAQAYVNITGSQIEELARTRFEKSAIKFMQNTVQLGTRLRPNGLWGFYLYPDCHNYNLHEHNYTGSCPMLESLRNNELLWLWNSSTALFPSVAIRKSQKDSVSNLHFSQFRVLESLRIAGLTSHDYELPTFVYTRLGYKDEAMTFLTTKDLIHTIGESAALGAAGFVIWGDLNLTSSKQNCTMVKSFLNHRLGQYITNVTRAAEVCSDFLCQSNGRCVRRNLHAPHYLHLSRETYHIQPSGDGDFVVTGWHSQHQLQLLANRFRCHCYEGHTGANCDRQNKVVEEPKEECEVKGEEEEQCESVAVPTRNTLGLVMLLPLLNFFVWTAV
- the LOC105009887 gene encoding hyaluronidase-4 isoform X2, which produces MLMVPVVGCQPQHFVPVVCSWLLLLFHAAFGQKPAKLPLVGRKPFIAAWNAPLDLCTIKYNVHAKVDRLFHISGSPRAVHTGQNVTIFYANRLGFYPFYTDHGVPINGGLPQNCSLDSHLVKADKDINHFIPSKDFAGLAVIDWEYWRPQWSRNWHKKDIYRRKSRELIAQAYVNITGSQIEELARTRFEKSAIKFMQNTVQLGTRLRPNGLWGFYLYPDCHNYNLHEHNYTGSCPMLESLRNNELLWLWNSSTALFPSVAIRKSQKDSVSNLHFSQFRVLESLRIAGLTSHDYELPTFVYTRLGYKDEAMTFLTTKDLIHTIGESAALGAAGFVIWGDLNLTSSKNCTMVKSFLNHRLGQYITNVTRAAEVCSDFLCQSNGRCVRRNLHAPHYLHLSRETYHIQPSGDGDFVVTGWHSQHQLQLLANRFRCHCYEGHTGANCDRQNKVVEEPKEECEVKGEEEEQCESVAVPTRNTLGLVMLLPLLNFFVWTAV